In Flavobacteriales bacterium, the following proteins share a genomic window:
- a CDS encoding PorP/SprF family type IX secretion system membrane protein produces the protein MKKIFLFVFSVLGTLLQAQDIHFSQVINNPLHINPANAGGYDGYERVVLNYRNQWSVVGAAYNTMGFSFDMPMFQGKRSDKAHLGLGLTFFKDKAGDANFGITQGALSVAGVVPFDRENRFVAAVQLGYGQRSADISKLQFGTQFNGQAFDPAMISGETNSLTSFGYMDLGAGVRYEYASKSDHIKGWDVNRVTIGAAMFHINQADLKYLSGSEEKINRKLVVHGMGRFDLPNTTYSIIPFFTYFTQGPLSEFNIGSLVRIELNPGTKVTGLLTESSLYAGLQWRKDDAIIPYVMYEFSSFSVGLSYDYNYSTLKKVSRGVGGFEISLKYHNLKGALFTRRTGSRIYD, from the coding sequence ATGAAAAAGATTTTTCTATTCGTGTTTTCTGTTTTGGGTACCTTGCTTCAAGCACAGGATATTCACTTTTCTCAAGTGATCAATAATCCATTACATATTAATCCCGCCAATGCCGGTGGATATGATGGCTATGAACGTGTGGTGTTGAATTATCGCAATCAGTGGTCGGTAGTCGGAGCGGCTTATAATACCATGGGATTTTCATTTGATATGCCGATGTTTCAAGGTAAGCGTTCGGATAAAGCACATTTGGGTTTGGGTTTGACTTTTTTTAAAGACAAAGCGGGTGATGCAAATTTCGGAATAACACAAGGAGCATTATCTGTTGCAGGTGTTGTTCCATTTGATCGCGAAAACCGATTTGTTGCAGCGGTGCAGTTAGGTTACGGACAACGCTCTGCCGATATTTCCAAATTACAATTTGGAACTCAATTTAACGGACAAGCATTTGATCCCGCTATGATTTCCGGCGAAACAAATTCGCTGACGTCATTCGGATATATGGACCTTGGTGCAGGTGTTCGTTATGAATATGCAAGCAAGTCGGATCATATCAAAGGCTGGGATGTAAATCGTGTTACCATTGGTGCAGCGATGTTTCATATTAATCAGGCAGATTTAAAATACTTGAGCGGATCGGAAGAAAAAATAAATCGCAAATTGGTGGTGCATGGTATGGGCCGATTCGATTTGCCTAATACAACGTATTCGATAATTCCATTCTTTACTTATTTTACACAAGGTCCACTCAGTGAATTTAACATTGGATCTTTAGTGCGCATTGAATTAAATCCGGGTACAAAAGTTACAGGTCTGTTAACAGAGTCTTCCTTATACGCCGGATTACAATGGAGGAAGGATGATGCTATTATTCCATATGTGATGTATGAATTTTCCAGTTTTTCGGTTGGACTTTCATATGATTACAATTACTCCACGCTCAAGAAAGTTTCACGCGGCGTTGGCGGTTTCGAAATCTCGCTCAAATATCATAATCTCAAAGGAGCCTTGTTTACCAGAAGAACCGGTAGTCGGATTTATGATTAA
- a CDS encoding CotH kinase family protein produces the protein MRFFAFFILFLLGAGSQAQVVINEYSCSNVSGFTDNYGEREDWVELYNPTGSAVSIAGFHMSDKLSNPTKWQIPAGTTVPANGYLRIVCSGRNEVSGGFVHAGFKLTQTKPENLVFADAAGVILENYVLDPTQVDNSRGRTTDGASTWSLFLTPTPGASNSGASPEYTARPIMSMPAGFYSGSITVSITTTDPNATIYYTTDGSEPTTSSTVYSAPISISSTTVLRARGFSSVAGVPASFVESNTYFINVTHTVAVLSIFGDGVDELLGGSYGEPDATVEYFDGTGNFRTEATGIANKHGNDSWAYPQRGIDFVAQDQKGYSYALKHQIFRRKDRDEFQRIIIKAAANDNYPFEDGAHIRDAYVHTLSMDGKLHLDERTYEPAILYRNGEYWGVYDIREKVDDADFTQYYYDQDEFHLQFLKTWGGTWSEYGGAQAQTDWNSLRTFITTQNMAVAANFNYVDSLYNWKSLVDYFILNSYTVCSDWLNWNTAWWRGMDTLGDKQKWRYALWDNDATFGHYINYTGIPSTLPDADPCAPESLGDPGGQGHVEILNELMNNPTFENYYINRWIELTNTTFSCANMIAKLDSIINVITPEMNGQVTKWGGTVATWQANVQQLRDFINARCAAIETGLEDCYNLSGPYTITIDVDPPNSGIVYLNDSPLPSYPYTVTLYGGITNTLSEVPNAPFTFVNWTMSSNTALPSTNDTLITIDFVANDQIVAHFETPIAVFIPTGFSPNGDGLNDLLQIQGQGILSMSLSIYDRWGQRVFSTNDVNATWDGTFNGKTLNSGVFAYKLHAVLLDGTEVDQSGNITLMR, from the coding sequence ATGCGCTTTTTTGCCTTTTTTATCTTGTTTCTCCTTGGTGCGGGGAGTCAGGCTCAGGTGGTGATCAATGAATATTCCTGTTCGAATGTTTCCGGATTTACGGATAATTATGGCGAACGGGAAGATTGGGTAGAGTTGTATAATCCAACCGGATCAGCAGTAAGTATTGCAGGTTTTCACATGAGTGATAAACTTAGCAATCCAACGAAATGGCAGATACCTGCGGGTACAACGGTTCCTGCTAACGGGTATTTACGAATTGTTTGTTCAGGCAGAAATGAAGTTTCCGGAGGGTTTGTCCATGCCGGTTTTAAACTGACCCAAACCAAACCTGAAAATTTAGTATTTGCAGATGCCGCCGGAGTGATTTTAGAAAACTATGTATTAGATCCTACTCAGGTTGATAATAGCCGTGGACGAACTACAGACGGTGCTAGTACCTGGTCTCTATTTTTAACGCCAACTCCCGGTGCCAGCAATTCGGGTGCGAGTCCGGAATACACCGCTCGTCCGATAATGAGTATGCCTGCAGGATTTTATTCGGGATCAATTACCGTTTCTATTACCACAACGGATCCGAACGCAACCATTTACTACACCACCGACGGAAGCGAACCAACGACATCATCTACCGTTTATTCTGCACCGATTTCTATCAGTTCTACAACCGTTTTACGCGCAAGAGGCTTTAGCTCCGTAGCAGGAGTTCCGGCATCATTTGTAGAAAGTAATACCTATTTTATTAATGTAACTCATACCGTGGCCGTATTATCCATTTTTGGTGATGGTGTTGACGAATTATTAGGAGGCTCTTATGGAGAACCGGATGCAACCGTAGAATATTTTGATGGCACAGGAAACTTTCGCACGGAAGCAACCGGAATAGCTAATAAGCACGGAAATGATTCATGGGCCTATCCGCAACGTGGGATCGATTTTGTGGCGCAAGATCAAAAGGGATATAGCTATGCCTTGAAGCATCAAATTTTCCGCAGAAAAGACAGAGATGAATTTCAGCGGATCATCATAAAAGCAGCGGCGAATGATAATTATCCATTCGAAGACGGTGCTCACATTCGTGATGCATATGTGCATACTCTTTCGATGGATGGAAAACTTCATCTTGACGAACGTACCTACGAACCTGCCATTCTCTATCGCAATGGTGAATATTGGGGCGTGTACGATATTCGCGAGAAAGTAGATGATGCAGATTTTACGCAATATTATTATGATCAGGATGAGTTTCATTTACAGTTTTTAAAAACCTGGGGTGGTACATGGTCGGAATACGGCGGTGCACAAGCACAGACTGATTGGAATTCACTGAGGACATTTATTACCACACAAAACATGGCAGTAGCTGCAAATTTTAATTATGTGGATTCGCTGTACAATTGGAAAAGTCTGGTAGATTATTTTATTCTGAATTCATACACGGTTTGTTCCGATTGGCTAAACTGGAATACAGCATGGTGGAGAGGAATGGACACGCTTGGTGATAAACAAAAATGGCGTTATGCATTATGGGATAACGATGCAACGTTTGGACATTATATCAATTACACCGGAATTCCGAGTACATTACCTGATGCTGATCCATGCGCACCGGAATCACTCGGTGACCCGGGAGGACAAGGCCATGTGGAAATTCTAAATGAGTTAATGAATAATCCTACGTTTGAAAACTACTATATCAATCGTTGGATTGAATTAACCAATACAACCTTCTCCTGTGCAAATATGATAGCTAAACTGGATAGCATCATCAATGTGATTACGCCGGAAATGAATGGGCAAGTCACCAAATGGGGAGGTACTGTAGCAACCTGGCAGGCGAATGTTCAGCAATTGCGCGATTTTATAAATGCACGGTGTGCAGCTATTGAAACGGGATTGGAAGATTGCTATAATTTATCCGGTCCTTATACCATCACCATTGATGTAGATCCACCGAATTCAGGTATCGTTTATTTAAATGATTCTCCACTTCCTTCTTATCCTTATACAGTAACTTTATATGGAGGAATTACCAATACATTATCTGAAGTTCCAAATGCGCCATTCACGTTTGTGAATTGGACGATGAGTTCAAATACTGCATTACCATCTACGAACGACACATTAATCACCATCGATTTCGTGGCCAACGATCAGATTGTTGCTCATTTTGAAACACCGATTGCGGTATTTATTCCAACCGGATTTTCACCGAATGGTGATGGTTTAAATGACTTACTCCAAATTCAAGGGCAAGGAATTTTATCAATGAGTTTATCCATTTACGATCGTTGGGGTCAACGTGTTTTTAGCACCAATGATGTAAATGCAACATGGGATGGAACGTTTAATGGCAAAACACTTAATTCGGGTGTGTTTGCATACAAACTTCACGCAGTGTTGTTGGATGGTACAGAAGTTGACCAGAGTGGAAACATTACTTTAATGCGATAA
- the rplQ gene encoding 50S ribosomal protein L17, with product MRHGKTVNHLGRKYGHRRALMSNLAASLFLHKRINTTVAKAKSLRKYVEPLITKSKNDTTHNRRTVFSYLNNKHAVSELFREISPKVADRPGGYTRIIRTGFRLGDNAEMCMIELVDFNELLLEGKGDKKAKTTRRSRAKKKAEGSDNTETSTEA from the coding sequence ATGAGACACGGAAAAACAGTCAACCATTTAGGACGTAAATACGGACACAGAAGAGCTTTAATGTCGAACCTGGCAGCTTCGCTTTTCTTGCACAAACGCATCAACACTACTGTTGCGAAAGCAAAATCGCTTCGTAAATATGTTGAGCCTTTGATTACAAAATCTAAAAACGACACTACTCACAATCGTCGTACAGTATTCAGCTATTTGAATAACAAGCATGCGGTATCTGAATTGTTCCGCGAAATTTCTCCAAAAGTGGCAGATCGTCCGGGTGGATATACCCGTATCATCCGCACCGGTTTTCGTTTGGGGGATAATGCAGAAATGTGCATGATCGAGTTAGTGGATTTCAATGAACTTCTTCTTGAAGGTAAAGGCGATAAGAAAGCTAAAACTACTCGTCGTAGTCGCGCTAAGAAAAAAGCTGAAGGTTCAGATAATACTGAGACTTCTACAGAAGCTTAA
- a CDS encoding DNA-directed RNA polymerase subunit alpha, which translates to MAILDFQRPDKVIMISSDDRIGQFEFRPLEPGYGITIGNALRRILLSSLEGYSITSVKIEGVDHEFSTIKGVAEDVTEIILNLKQVRFKRQINADNEHVSISIKGQEKVTAADLGRFTSSFQVLNPDLVICTMDKNVNLNMEITIAKGRGYVPAEENKVNNAPIGTIFVDSIFTPIRNVRYNIENYRVEQKTDYEKLVMEVSTDGSVHPKEALKEAAKILIQHFMLFSDEKITLDTIEKQETEEFDEESLHMRQLLKTKLVDLDLSVRALNCLKAADVETLGELVAYNKNDLLKFRNFGKKSLTELEDLVHAKGLHFGMNVAKYKLDKD; encoded by the coding sequence ATGGCCATACTTGATTTCCAAAGACCGGATAAAGTTATCATGATCAGTTCAGACGACCGTATTGGTCAGTTTGAATTCAGACCACTTGAACCGGGTTATGGTATTACGATCGGCAACGCCCTTCGTCGTATTCTTCTTTCATCTTTAGAAGGGTACTCAATTACCTCGGTAAAGATCGAAGGTGTCGATCATGAATTCTCCACCATCAAGGGTGTGGCAGAAGACGTGACTGAGATCATCCTGAATCTTAAACAAGTTCGTTTTAAGCGTCAGATTAACGCAGACAATGAGCATGTTTCTATTTCTATCAAAGGACAGGAAAAAGTAACTGCTGCTGATCTTGGTCGTTTCACTTCTTCTTTCCAGGTGTTAAACCCAGATTTAGTGATTTGCACAATGGATAAAAACGTGAACCTGAACATGGAAATTACCATAGCAAAAGGTCGCGGTTATGTTCCTGCAGAAGAGAATAAAGTGAACAACGCTCCAATCGGAACCATTTTTGTGGATTCGATTTTTACTCCAATCAGAAATGTTCGTTACAACATCGAAAACTATCGTGTTGAGCAGAAGACTGACTATGAAAAACTCGTTATGGAGGTTTCTACAGACGGATCTGTTCATCCGAAAGAAGCATTGAAAGAAGCTGCAAAAATTCTTATTCAGCACTTCATGTTGTTCTCGGACGAGAAAATAACTTTAGATACAATCGAAAAACAAGAAACTGAAGAGTTTGATGAAGAGTCGCTTCATATGCGTCAACTTCTCAAAACCAAGCTTGTTGATTTGGATCTTTCAGTTAGAGCATTAAACTGCTTAAAAGCAGCAGATGTTGAAACACTTGGTGAACTTGTGGCTTATAACAAAAACGACCTTCTCAAATTCCGCAACTTTGGTAAGAAATCGCTTACTGAGTTGGAGGATCTCGTTCATGCAAAAGGCTTACACTTCGGTATGAATGTAGCGAAGTACAAACTTGATAAAGACTAG
- the rpsD gene encoding 30S ribosomal protein S4, with protein sequence MARYKGPKSKISRRYKENLFGRVDKALEKKNYPPGQHGPNKKRMKQSEYAVQLYEKQKAKFIYGILERQFENLFKEAARIKGITGHNLLALCESRLDNTVYRMGIGASRRAARQLVGHRHITVNGEVVNIPSFQLKPGDVIAVREKSKGMEPIVNSIAANSKRFDWIDFSASEMKGTFLNRPEREQIPENIKEQLIVELYSK encoded by the coding sequence ATGGCAAGGTACAAAGGCCCCAAATCAAAGATATCCCGTCGTTATAAGGAGAATCTTTTCGGTCGTGTTGATAAAGCACTTGAGAAGAAAAATTATCCTCCCGGTCAACACGGTCCGAACAAGAAACGCATGAAGCAATCGGAGTATGCCGTTCAGCTTTATGAGAAACAAAAAGCGAAATTCATTTACGGAATTCTTGAGCGTCAGTTTGAGAATCTCTTTAAAGAAGCTGCGCGCATTAAAGGGATAACCGGTCACAACCTTCTTGCATTGTGTGAGTCGCGTTTAGATAACACTGTTTACCGTATGGGAATCGGTGCTTCACGTCGCGCTGCACGTCAGCTGGTTGGTCACAGACACATCACCGTTAATGGTGAAGTGGTGAACATTCCAAGCTTTCAGTTGAAGCCGGGTGATGTAATTGCGGTTCGTGAAAAATCGAAAGGAATGGAACCAATCGTGAATTCAATTGCGGCTAACTCGAAGCGTTTCGACTGGATTGATTTCAGCGCATCAGAAATGAAAGGGACATTCTTGAACCGTCCGGAGCGTGAACAAATTCCGGAAAACATCAAAGAACAACTCATTGTTGAATTGTACTCTAAATAA
- the rpsK gene encoding 30S ribosomal protein S11 encodes MAKQTDDKKKKKKKVAVEAVGQAHINATFNNVIISLTNATGQVISWSSAGKMGFRGSKKNTPYAAQVAAEDCAKEAFESGLRRVKVFVKGPGGGRESAIRSIHNAGIEVMEIVDVTPLPHNGCRPPKKRRV; translated from the coding sequence ATGGCAAAGCAGACCGACGACAAAAAAAAGAAAAAAAAGAAAGTAGCAGTTGAGGCTGTAGGACAGGCTCACATTAATGCGACTTTTAATAACGTGATCATCTCCCTTACTAATGCAACAGGACAAGTAATTTCCTGGTCATCTGCTGGTAAAATGGGTTTCCGTGGTTCTAAAAAGAACACCCCATACGCAGCACAGGTGGCAGCAGAAGATTGTGCTAAAGAAGCATTTGAAAGTGGGCTTCGTCGCGTAAAAGTTTTCGTAAAAGGACCTGGAGGCGGACGCGAATCTGCCATCCGTTCTATCCACAATGCTGGAATTGAAGTAATGGAAATTGTTGACGTTACTCCACTACCACATAACGGATGTCGTCCTCCAAAGAAGAGAAGAGTTTAA
- the rpsM gene encoding 30S ribosomal protein S13 encodes MARIAGIDLPKNKRGEIGLTYIFGIGRSTARKILDFAGVDYDKKVNEWNDDELGKIRSYISDTIKVEGALRSEVQLNIKRLMDIGCYRGVRHRVGLPLRGQTTKNNARTRKGKRKTVANKKKATK; translated from the coding sequence ATGGCAAGGATTGCTGGTATAGACTTACCTAAAAACAAAAGAGGAGAAATCGGTCTCACTTATATTTTTGGAATTGGCCGTAGCACTGCTCGTAAAATTCTAGATTTCGCCGGTGTCGATTACGACAAAAAGGTAAACGAATGGAACGATGATGAACTGGGGAAAATCCGTTCATACATTAGTGATACCATTAAAGTTGAAGGAGCACTTCGCTCAGAAGTTCAGCTGAATATTAAGCGACTGATGGATATCGGTTGTTACCGTGGAGTTCGCCACCGTGTGGGACTTCCATTGCGTGGACAAACGACCAAAAACAACGCTCGTACCCGTAAAGGTAAGCGTAAGACAGTTGCTAATAAGAAAAAGGCAACTAAATAA
- the ykgO gene encoding type B 50S ribosomal protein L36: MKVKASIKKRSADCKVVRRKGRLYVINKKNPKFKQRQG; the protein is encoded by the coding sequence ATGAAAGTTAAAGCATCCATTAAAAAGCGTTCTGCAGACTGCAAAGTCGTTAGGAGAAAAGGACGTCTTTACGTGATCAACAAGAAGAATCCGAAATTTAAGCAACGTCAAGGTTAA
- the infA gene encoding translation initiation factor IF-1, producing the protein MAKQGVIEQDGTIVEALSNAMFRVELENGHIIIAHISGKMRMHYIKILPGDKVRVEISPYDLTKGRISFRYK; encoded by the coding sequence ATGGCAAAACAAGGAGTCATAGAGCAGGATGGAACCATTGTAGAAGCATTGTCGAACGCAATGTTTCGGGTGGAGCTGGAGAATGGACACATCATCATAGCGCATATCTCAGGAAAAATGAGAATGCACTACATTAAAATATTACCCGGAGATAAAGTACGTGTGGAAATCTCTCCGTATGATTTAACAAAAGGAAGAATTTCGTTCAGATATAAATAA